The proteins below come from a single Aegilops tauschii subsp. strangulata cultivar AL8/78 chromosome 6, Aet v6.0, whole genome shotgun sequence genomic window:
- the LOC109772344 gene encoding senescence-specific cysteine protease SAG39-like, whose product MASYSQGLLFTILACACVLSTLAARDLADDRSIVARHEQWMAKYGRVYSDVAEKAQRLEVFKTNVAFIESVNAGNDKFWLEANQFADITENEFRATHTGYKAPVGGNKGRKTGFRYANVSLDALPTSVDWRTKGAVTPIKDQGQCGCCWAFSTVASMEGIVKLSTGKLISLSEQELVDCDVDGMDQGCEGGLMDNAFEFIIDNGGLTTEGNYPYTGTDGSCNSNKESNAAASIKGYEDVPANDEASLQKAVAAQPVSVAVDGGDNLFRFYKGGVLSGDCGTELDHGIAAIGYGVASDGTKYWVMKNSWGTSWGENGFIRMERDITDEQGLCGLAMQPSYPTA is encoded by the exons ATGGCTAGCTACTCACAAGGTTTGCTCTTCACCATCCTCGCATGCGCCTGCGTGCTTAGCACTCTTGCAGCCCGGGACCTTGCCGACGATCGGTCCATTGTTGCGAGGCACGAGCAGTGGATGGCCAAGTATGGCCGTGTGTACAGTGACGTTGCTGAGAAAGCACAGCGGCTAGAGGTGTTCAAGACCAATGTCGCGTTCATCGAGTCGGTGAATGCAGGGAACGACAAGTTCTGGCTCGAGGCTAACCAGTTTGCCGATATCACCGAAAATGAATTCAGGGCTACGCACACGGGGTATAAGGCGCCGGTGGGTGGTAACAAGGGCAGGAAGACGGGGTTCAGGTATGCGAACGTTAGCCTCGATGCTCTCCCGACGTCTGTGGACTGGAGAACGAAAGGCGCGGTCACTCCCATCAAAGACCAAGGCCAATGTG GCTGTTGCTGGGCCTTCTCCACGGTGGCCTCCATGGAAGGCATCGTGAAGCTGAGCACCGGGAAACTGATCTCACTGTCGGAGCAGGAGCTGGTGGACTGTGATGTGGACGGCATGGACCAGGGGTGCGAGGGCGGGCTCATGGACAACGCCTTCGAGTTCATCATTGACAACGGCGGCCTGACCACCGAGGGCAACTACCCCTACACAGGCACTGACGGCAGCTGCAACTCCAACAAGGAGTCCAACGCCGCAGCGTCCATCAAGGGGTACGAGGACGTGCCGGCCAATGATGAGGCGTCGCTTCAGAAGGCGGTGGCCGCGCAGCCCGTGTCCGTGGCCGTCGATGGAGGGGACAACCTCTTCCGGTTCTACAAGGGCGGTGTTCTCTCTGGCGATTGTGGCACGGAGCTCGACCACGGCATTGCGGCAATTGGGTACGGCGTCGCCAGCGACGGGACCAAGTACTGGGTGATGAAGAACTCGTGGGGCACATCATGGGGCGAGAATGGCTTCATCCGGATGGAGAGGGACATCACCGACGAGCAAGGCCTCTGCGGACTCGCCATGCAGCCTTCCTACCCAACGGCATAG